The following proteins are encoded in a genomic region of Sulfurimonas sp. HSL3-7:
- a CDS encoding F0F1 ATP synthase subunit delta gives MFDWWTFFFQVVNFFIVLYILYRLFFNPLKRIIQKREEMIAERIRKLEEGEQRVEEDEALYREKMKEIQSLQEKALDEARKKALIETDLLMKETNREIEKAFEKEKRIIEEAEKKSEKEIRQKSLEFSLYYSEKLLSELSDELLHEKRTDQFLQVLSESDADEILLLKEELAGNACEMTLYTPFLPQENMKQKIKETIEELLQCGTVVLYSIQDSSLICGIRLVIENKVFDASVKGELERFKEKMENEL, from the coding sequence GGTGGACCTTCTTTTTCCAGGTCGTGAACTTTTTCATTGTCCTCTATATTCTCTACCGACTCTTTTTCAACCCGCTGAAGCGTATTATCCAAAAAAGAGAAGAGATGATCGCAGAGCGCATCAGGAAACTCGAAGAGGGTGAACAGCGTGTGGAGGAGGATGAAGCGCTCTATCGCGAAAAGATGAAAGAGATCCAGAGCCTGCAGGAAAAAGCGCTCGACGAAGCGCGTAAAAAAGCGCTGATCGAAACCGATCTACTGATGAAAGAGACCAACAGGGAAATTGAAAAGGCGTTTGAAAAAGAGAAACGGATCATAGAAGAGGCAGAGAAAAAATCCGAAAAAGAGATCAGGCAGAAAAGCCTGGAGTTCAGTCTCTACTACAGTGAAAAACTGCTGTCGGAGCTCAGCGATGAGCTGCTGCATGAAAAACGTACCGATCAGTTTTTACAGGTCCTCTCTGAAAGCGATGCGGACGAGATTTTGCTGCTCAAAGAAGAGCTCGCCGGCAATGCATGCGAGATGACCCTCTACACGCCGTTCCTCCCGCAGGAAAATATGAAGCAGAAGATCAAAGAGACGATCGAAGAACTTCTTCAGTGCGGTACGGTCGTACTGTATAGTATTCAGGACAGTTCACTGATATGCGGTATTCGTCTTGTCATTGAGAACAAGGTCTTCGACGCCTCCGTCAAAGGGGAGCTGGAGCGTTTCAAAGAGAAGATGGAGAACGAGTTGTAG
- a CDS encoding cation:proton antiporter, with protein sequence MSFLSDINPILFLGCSVLLAFYIGQGARFFRLPMIIGYLVTGIVLGPSMLNLLDHKTLEGLSFIIDIGLGIVAFSIGTELDFASLKRLGFGIVSVILAESFGAFLLVFLSVYLFSQDLVLSILFASIAPASAPAGTVAVIKEYKAKGPMTKALYAVVGFDDALGVIIFGFALTFAKAVLVSRVAGEGALITFEVWEPLAEIALSIAAGAVAGWFFIRLAEKLGENGKMFILVFATVLLLSGLSLQFHGSLILTNMMAGIILTNLSHPYMIQKVRLAIDTVLPLIFVLFFLVAGLHVEIWLLPSIGLLGTVYIAGRSFGLVGGAYLGSAIGGMEKKIRNYLGFGILSQAGLAIGLGFMAKNELAKLAEEYQIADAAAIGTAILITITATSVLFELVGPVATKFALKKAGEIETSQKKG encoded by the coding sequence ATGAGTTTTCTTTCCGATATCAATCCGATACTCTTTCTGGGCTGTTCGGTCCTTCTCGCATTCTATATCGGCCAGGGGGCACGCTTCTTCCGACTGCCGATGATCATCGGCTATCTGGTCACCGGCATCGTTCTGGGACCCTCGATGCTGAACCTGCTTGACCACAAAACGCTCGAGGGCCTTTCGTTCATCATCGACATCGGCCTGGGGATCGTCGCGTTTTCCATCGGAACGGAACTGGATTTCGCTTCGTTGAAGCGGCTCGGTTTCGGCATCGTTTCCGTCATCCTGGCCGAATCGTTCGGTGCATTTCTGCTGGTATTCCTCTCGGTATACCTCTTTTCGCAGGATCTGGTCCTTTCCATTCTGTTTGCTTCCATCGCCCCGGCAAGCGCCCCGGCAGGCACTGTTGCCGTGATCAAGGAGTACAAAGCCAAGGGGCCGATGACCAAAGCCCTCTACGCCGTGGTCGGTTTCGATGATGCCCTGGGGGTCATCATTTTCGGCTTTGCCCTCACTTTTGCGAAAGCGGTGCTGGTCTCGCGTGTCGCGGGAGAGGGTGCCCTCATCACATTTGAGGTATGGGAACCGTTGGCCGAAATAGCCCTGAGCATCGCAGCCGGCGCCGTGGCGGGATGGTTCTTTATCCGTCTGGCGGAGAAACTCGGTGAAAACGGAAAGATGTTCATTCTGGTCTTCGCAACGGTTCTGCTTTTGAGCGGCCTCTCCCTGCAGTTTCACGGCTCTCTGATACTGACCAACATGATGGCCGGCATCATCCTGACCAATCTCAGCCACCCCTACATGATACAGAAGGTCCGGCTTGCGATCGACACGGTTCTGCCGCTGATCTTCGTCCTTTTTTTCCTGGTGGCAGGCCTGCATGTGGAGATCTGGCTGCTCCCGTCGATCGGCCTTTTGGGAACAGTCTACATCGCTGGACGCTCTTTCGGTCTGGTCGGAGGGGCCTACCTCGGCAGTGCGATTGGAGGCATGGAGAAAAAGATCAGGAATTATCTCGGTTTCGGAATCCTGTCGCAGGCGGGGCTGGCGATCGGTCTGGGCTTTATGGCCAAAAACGAACTTGCCAAACTGGCCGAAGAGTATCAGATCGCCGATGCAGCGGCTATCGGAACGGCTATCTTGATCACGATAACGGCGACCTCCGTACTTTTTGAACTTGTAGGGCCTGTCGCGACGAAATTTGCACTGAAGAAAGCCGGCGAGATAGAAACAAGTCAAAAGAAAGGATAG
- a CDS encoding F0F1 ATP synthase subunit gamma gives MSSSLSLTKKLKSIKEIEEIVSSMKAFANFNVQSAIHKLPYLRTYQRSIEDSVGDIVTLFPNLSEIGETLPGRTIYVLFLSEEGLCGFFNERILDFFSTLPKEGQRTVIIGEKGAEEAKARKTVCSRYLKGASNVEAIDTYTIELSAYLNELVTKEHLGILHLVYAKHNDEGGYDVVNKKVLPPDFSKFHKKSIKKEPLLYLEGHEILNVMIKEYLYTSCYRAFLESVASENQERLNSMIHAANAIKESDQLMRLELNALRQQEITQELLEIVNTYRSMMKKEAQL, from the coding sequence ATGAGCAGCTCTCTGTCTCTGACAAAGAAACTCAAAAGCATCAAAGAGATCGAAGAGATCGTCTCATCGATGAAAGCATTTGCCAACTTCAATGTACAGAGCGCAATACACAAGCTTCCCTACCTGCGTACCTATCAAAGGAGCATTGAGGACTCGGTAGGGGACATTGTCACGCTTTTTCCGAATCTGTCGGAGATCGGCGAGACCCTCCCCGGCAGGACGATCTATGTTCTCTTCCTCTCCGAAGAGGGGCTTTGCGGTTTTTTCAATGAGAGGATCCTTGATTTTTTCAGCACGCTTCCCAAAGAAGGGCAGAGGACCGTCATCATAGGCGAAAAGGGCGCCGAGGAGGCCAAAGCACGCAAGACCGTCTGCAGCCGGTACCTCAAAGGGGCCTCTAATGTCGAAGCCATCGACACCTATACAATAGAACTCTCCGCCTACCTCAATGAACTGGTGACGAAAGAGCATCTGGGTATTTTGCACCTGGTCTATGCGAAACATAACGATGAGGGGGGTTATGATGTCGTCAACAAAAAGGTCCTGCCGCCCGATTTTTCAAAGTTCCACAAAAAGTCGATAAAAAAAGAGCCCCTCTTGTATCTTGAGGGGCATGAGATACTCAATGTCATGATCAAAGAGTACCTTTACACCTCCTGTTACAGGGCATTTCTCGAATCAGTTGCCAGTGAAAACCAGGAACGGCTCAACAGCATGATCCATGCCGCCAACGCGATCAAAGAGAGTGACCAGCTGATGCGGCTTGAACTCAATGCCCTTCGCCAGCAAGAGATCACGCAGGAGCTGCTGGAGATCGTCAACACCTACCGCTCGATGATGAAAAAAGAGGCGCAGCTGTAA
- a CDS encoding CBS domain-containing protein, whose product MNGEHSKTNCIRDVLARIKERTLPTVMETARLDELIDAFECSRHSRVLYAVDADNRFLGVIDVNDISQHVLFHYHEPRFDSRALIRIVTSEYAKDFIKKEKCAALLDEDYEIVLQRMIKYKADEIPVLSEEGEILGDITIVDMIEYYMHKTGRDRLNILP is encoded by the coding sequence ATGAATGGAGAGCACAGTAAAACGAACTGCATCAGGGATGTGCTGGCGAGGATCAAAGAGCGCACCCTGCCGACTGTCATGGAAACGGCCAGGCTTGATGAACTGATCGATGCGTTCGAGTGTTCAAGACACTCCCGGGTCCTCTATGCTGTTGACGCCGACAATAGATTTTTGGGCGTCATCGATGTCAACGACATCTCGCAGCATGTCCTGTTCCACTACCATGAACCGAGATTTGATTCACGGGCGCTCATCAGGATCGTCACCTCCGAATACGCAAAAGATTTCATCAAAAAGGAGAAGTGTGCCGCTTTGTTAGATGAAGATTATGAAATCGTCCTGCAGCGTATGATCAAATACAAGGCGGACGAGATTCCGGTTCTGTCGGAAGAGGGCGAGATACTCGGCGACATTACGATTGTCGATATGATCGAGTACTATATGCACAAGACCGGAAGGGACCGGCTGAATATTCTGCCGTAA
- a CDS encoding F0F1 ATP synthase subunit alpha, translating into MDRKKFVEETFKTLYHAAEKERQLFSAQEEGYIANISDGIIEVKELPHVGYFELLELPYNLFALALNIKQESVQAIVLGEYTRLNVKDRVRYTNRSVSIPVGYELLGKVVDPLVCMLDEQQPIATKEHYPIEQQAVALMERDFVKEPLYTGIKIIDAMIPIGKGQRELIISDSSLGKTALAVDTIINQKGKDVLCVYVSVGQRKTQIARVINDLKQGGALSHTVVVAASADASAGMKFIAPYSGCAIAEYFRDQGKDVLIVYDDLTKHADAYRSISLLLEIPPGREAYPGDIFFIHSRLLERAGKRDDKFKGGSITALPIIETQAGRLSDYIPTNLISITDGQIYLERELFNKGFLPAIDIGRSVSRIGSKAQPPALKKMAAKLKLDYSQFLEVEVFTKFGAKVEPQTQKLIDRGRALRVALKQKRFEHIAMPEEVVIFFLSNEGYLQQLPLTEIDIFIDKFIRHIKKEAPEILNAIEVTKEIDEALIERLRATADDFLKVWHR; encoded by the coding sequence ATGGACAGAAAAAAATTTGTCGAGGAGACGTTTAAAACCCTCTATCATGCGGCGGAGAAAGAGAGACAGCTCTTCAGTGCGCAGGAAGAGGGGTATATCGCCAATATCAGTGACGGCATCATCGAGGTTAAAGAGCTTCCCCATGTCGGCTATTTCGAGCTACTGGAACTCCCCTACAACCTCTTCGCATTGGCACTCAACATCAAACAGGAGTCGGTTCAGGCCATCGTACTGGGCGAGTATACGCGGCTCAACGTCAAAGACCGTGTCCGCTACACCAACCGGAGCGTCTCGATACCTGTCGGGTATGAACTGCTGGGAAAAGTGGTCGATCCGCTTGTCTGTATGCTGGACGAACAACAGCCGATAGCGACAAAAGAGCACTATCCGATCGAACAGCAGGCCGTAGCGCTGATGGAAAGAGACTTTGTCAAAGAACCGCTCTATACCGGTATCAAGATCATAGACGCAATGATCCCCATCGGAAAGGGGCAGCGGGAGCTAATTATTTCGGACTCTTCACTGGGAAAGACCGCACTGGCAGTCGATACGATCATCAATCAGAAGGGGAAAGATGTTCTCTGTGTCTATGTCTCTGTCGGACAGCGGAAAACGCAGATCGCCCGGGTGATCAACGATCTGAAACAGGGCGGTGCCCTTTCGCATACGGTGGTGGTCGCAGCATCGGCAGATGCATCTGCCGGCATGAAGTTCATCGCCCCGTATTCCGGATGTGCCATCGCCGAATACTTCAGGGACCAGGGCAAAGATGTGCTGATCGTCTATGATGATCTCACCAAACATGCCGATGCCTACAGAAGCATCTCGCTGCTTCTCGAAATACCGCCCGGACGCGAAGCCTATCCCGGGGACATCTTTTTTATCCATTCGCGCCTTCTGGAGCGGGCAGGGAAAAGGGACGACAAGTTCAAAGGGGGCTCCATCACCGCGCTTCCGATCATCGAAACGCAGGCGGGAAGGCTATCGGACTATATCCCCACCAATCTCATATCGATAACGGACGGCCAGATCTACCTGGAGAGAGAGCTGTTCAACAAAGGGTTTCTTCCCGCCATCGACATCGGCCGCTCGGTGTCGCGTATCGGGAGCAAGGCGCAGCCTCCGGCGCTGAAAAAGATGGCCGCAAAACTCAAACTCGACTACTCCCAGTTTCTCGAAGTGGAGGTCTTTACCAAGTTCGGTGCCAAGGTGGAGCCGCAGACGCAGAAACTGATCGACAGAGGACGGGCACTGCGGGTCGCACTGAAACAGAAGCGTTTCGAACATATCGCGATGCCTGAAGAGGTTGTCATCTTCTTTTTGAGCAATGAGGGATACCTTCAGCAGCTGCCTCTGACGGAGATAGATATTTTTATAGACAAATTCATACGTCACATTAAAAAAGAGGCGCCGGAGATCCTGAACGCGATCGAAGTGACAAAAGAGATCGATGAGGCGTTGATCGAACGCCTGCGGGCCACTGCGGACGACTTTTTAAAAGTGTGGCACCGATGA